The following are encoded in a window of Salmo trutta chromosome 9, fSalTru1.1, whole genome shotgun sequence genomic DNA:
- the arrdc3a gene encoding arrestin domain-containing protein 3a produces MVLGKVKSFIVSYDCLNDSNVPVFASGDSVSGRVIIEVTGEIRVKSLKIHAKGFAKVRWTESRNAGSNTAYTQNYTEEVEYLNHRDILIGHERDDDNSEEGLTTIHSGRHEYAFSLELPQIPLATSFEGKHGSVRYWVKAELHRPWLLPMKTKKEFTVFEHIDINTPLLLSPQAGTKDKTLCCWFCTSGPISLSAKIERKGYTPGESIQIFAEIENCSSRMVVPKAAIYQTQTFYAKGKMKEVKQLVANLRGESLSSGKTETWSGKMLKIPPISPSILDCSIIRVEYSLMVYVDIPGAMNLSLNLPLVIGTIPLHPFGSRTSSVSSQCSMTMSWLGMALPERPEAPPSYSEIVTEEQRRSLEVTSARDEFEGPLFAYIQEFRFQPPPLYSEIDPNPDQASRTEERRPDTCPSR; encoded by the exons aTGGTGCTAGGAAAGGTGAAGAGCTTCATCGTTAGCTACGACTGTCTCAATGACAGCAATGTCCCCGTTTTCGCAAGTGGGGACTCGGTCTCAGGGAGGGTGATCATCGAAGTCACTGGAGAAATCCGTGTGAAATCTCTTAAAATTCATGCAAAAGGATTTGCGAAAGTTCGTTGGACTGAATCGCGAAATGCTGGCTCCAACACTGCCTATACGCAAAATTACACTGAAGAAGTAGAATATCTAAACCATAGAGACATCCTAATTGGACATGAAAGAG ATGATGACAACTCAGAAGAAGGACTCACCACTATCCATTCAGGAAGACATGAGTATGCATTCAGCCTTGAGCTTCCACAGAT aCCCCTGGCTACCTCGTTCGAAGGGAAACATGGCAGTGTGCGCTACTGGGTGAAGGCCGAGCTACACAGGCCATGGCTTCTGCCCATGAAGACCAAGAAAGAATTCACAGTCTTCGAACACATCGACATCAACACTCCCTTACTGCTG TCGCCCCAGGCAGGCACGAAAGACAAGACTTTATGCTGCTGGTTCTGCACCTCAGGTCCAATCTCCTTAAGTGCCAAAATCGAAAGGAAGGGTTATACCCCAG GAGAGTCTATTCAGATCTTCGCCGAAATTGAGAATTGCTCGTCTCGCATGGTCGTGCCAAAGGCTGCCATTTACCAAACACAGACCTTCTACGCCAAAGGGAAAATGAAGGAGGTCAAACAGCTGGTGGCCAACCTCCGAGGAGAGTCGTTGTCCTCGGGCAAGACGGAGACGTGGAGTGGCAAAATGCTGAAgatcccccccatctctccctccatcttggACTGCAGCATCATCCGAGTGGAGTATTCTCTCATG GTGTACGTGGACATCCCCGGAGCTATGAACCTGTCTCTGAACCTGCCACTGGTCATCGGCACTATCCCACTGCACCCCTTCGGCAGCCGCACCTCCAGTGTCAGCAGCCAGTGCAGCATGACCATGAGCTGGCTAGGCATGGCCCTGCCAGAGCGTCCTGAAGCCCCACCTAGCTATTCAGAGATCGTGACAGAGGAGCAGAGACGGAGCCTGGAGGTGACCTCAGCCAGGGATGAGTTCGAGGGACCACTCTTTGCCTATATCCAGGAGTTCCGCTTCCAGCCCCCTCCGCTCTACTCAGAG atTGATCCCAATCCTGATCAAGCCAGCCGGACGGAGGAGCGGAGACCTGACACTTGTCCATCACGTTGA